A window from Gottschalkiaceae bacterium SANA encodes these proteins:
- a CDS encoding rhodanese-like domain-containing protein → MSQWIWIGIAAFVVYRTAKGVYFTRKFKHLSPEEAKERLDREKIFLLDVRTPGEYKKSHLPKAHLIPFPELRKKRNELPDQEKTIFVYCKSGSRAMRACVHLVKMGYKDVNHIGGIDQWPYKVIKSKKHA, encoded by the coding sequence ATGTCACAATGGATTTGGATCGGCATAGCCGCTTTTGTTGTTTATCGAACAGCAAAGGGCGTCTACTTTACAAGAAAGTTCAAACACTTGAGTCCAGAGGAAGCGAAAGAACGATTGGATCGAGAGAAAATATTTTTGTTGGATGTAAGAACCCCTGGGGAGTATAAGAAAAGTCACTTGCCTAAGGCACACCTAATTCCATTTCCTGAACTCCGAAAAAAGAGGAATGAATTGCCAGATCAAGAGAAGACAATTTTTGTATATTGTAAAAGCGGTTCCCGTGCCATGAGAGCTTGCGTTCATTTGGTTAAAATGGGATACAAAGATGTGAATCATATTGGCGGGATTGACCAATGGCCCTATAAAGTCATTAAATCGAAAAAGCATGCATAA
- a CDS encoding IS110 family transposase, producing MIYVGIDVAKDKHDCFIVNSDGEVIKDVFTFKNNLEGFTQFFSAIPDVPLDKIKVGLEATGHYSINLTNFISNHHLPLVILNPLQTNLFRKAQTLRKSKTDKIDAKLIALMLQTGNFESHTNLSYHLAELKSLTRHKSRIKENLSKYKISLVRMTDIMFPELASVVYSINQTSTYAILRAFPSTQAIASAHLTKLTTLLHHASHGKYGKIKALEIRQAARISIGSESRALSFELIQIVHFIEYYKQEIAQIDKEIKSIMDELESPILSFPGISYGLGSVILAEVGDIRRFSSPAKLLAFAGLEPSTHESGKFVGSNMRMVKRGSPYLRWALLEAARLVAMRDQTFKDYYQKKKAEGKHHYVALSHVAKKLVRVLYHILVNNLTFQPQI from the coding sequence ATGATTTATGTTGGCATCGATGTTGCCAAAGACAAGCACGATTGCTTTATCGTAAACTCGGATGGTGAAGTTATCAAAGATGTTTTTACTTTCAAGAACAATTTGGAAGGTTTCACGCAGTTTTTCTCTGCGATCCCCGATGTTCCTTTGGACAAAATAAAGGTGGGACTAGAAGCTACTGGTCATTACAGCATTAATCTCACGAATTTCATTAGCAATCATCACCTACCACTAGTAATTCTCAATCCGCTTCAAACCAACCTTTTCAGAAAAGCTCAAACGCTTAGAAAAAGCAAAACGGACAAGATCGATGCTAAACTTATCGCTTTAATGTTGCAAACGGGTAACTTCGAATCCCACACAAATTTATCATATCATCTGGCAGAATTAAAGTCACTCACTCGACATAAATCTAGAATTAAAGAAAATCTCTCCAAGTATAAAATTTCACTGGTACGAATGACAGATATTATGTTTCCAGAACTTGCTTCGGTTGTTTATTCGATCAATCAAACGTCGACCTATGCGATTCTAAGAGCTTTCCCGTCTACACAAGCGATTGCTTCTGCTCACCTTACCAAACTCACAACCCTACTGCATCATGCGTCTCATGGCAAATATGGCAAAATTAAGGCACTTGAAATCCGACAAGCTGCGAGAATATCCATTGGCTCTGAGAGCCGTGCACTCAGCTTTGAACTCATCCAGATCGTGCACTTTATCGAATACTACAAGCAAGAAATTGCTCAGATTGATAAAGAGATCAAATCTATCATGGATGAATTGGAAAGCCCGATCCTGAGCTTCCCAGGTATCTCTTATGGATTGGGATCTGTCATCCTAGCTGAGGTTGGCGATATTCGAAGATTCTCTTCTCCAGCTAAGCTGCTAGCCTTTGCTGGTCTGGAGCCCTCCACTCATGAATCAGGAAAATTTGTGGGATCGAACATGAGAATGGTAAAACGCGGGTCACCATATTTGCGATGGGCACTTCTTGAAGCTGCTAGACTCGTTGCTATGAGAGACCAAACTTTTAAAGACTATTATCAGAAAAAGAAAGCTGAAGGTAAGCATCATTATGTTGCTCTGTCTCATGTCGCAAAAAAACTTGTCCGTGTTCTTTACCACATTTTAGTCAATAATCTAACTTTTCAACCTCAAATTTAG
- a CDS encoding ferritin-like domain-containing protein: MSEKGIEIVKLDVENLIGILNEALAEEWLAYYQYWIGVKVMTGPMRSEIEPELLVHANEELAHAELVANRITQLGGTPILSPAEWMNKARCAYEAPTDPYIEAILAQNLVGERCAIQRYEELAEMTMGKDHATHQMAVQILNDELEHEQEIADWIDDFKRLRQDFLALRL; encoded by the coding sequence ATGAGTGAAAAAGGTATTGAAATCGTAAAACTCGACGTAGAGAATTTGATCGGCATTTTGAATGAGGCTTTGGCCGAAGAATGGCTGGCTTACTATCAATATTGGATTGGTGTCAAGGTGATGACGGGTCCCATGCGGTCTGAGATTGAGCCGGAATTGTTGGTTCATGCCAATGAAGAGTTGGCTCATGCAGAATTGGTTGCCAATCGGATTACACAATTAGGAGGAACACCGATTCTTTCTCCAGCGGAATGGATGAACAAGGCGCGGTGTGCGTATGAAGCACCAACAGATCCTTACATTGAAGCAATTCTGGCGCAAAATTTAGTAGGAGAGCGATGTGCAATCCAGCGTTATGAAGAGCTTGCGGAAATGACCATGGGCAAAGATCATGCAACCCATCAAATGGCCGTTCAAATTTTAAATGACGAGTTGGAGCATGAACAGGAGATCGCAGATTGGATTGATGATTTCAAGCGGCTTCGACAAGATTTTTTGGCTCTACGATTATAG
- a CDS encoding cupin domain-containing protein, whose product MDCINELVNRLELLPHPEGGYYKQTYKDDGLVEGYRGIDLTSPHASSTAIYFLMTEGNFSALHRLKQDEVWHFYEGSALSVHTIKPDGTHQEIRLGRDFQAGEVYQAVVKRGDIFGSCVDSGYALVGCTVAPGFEFEDFELLPKADLLAAYPMYRKLIEKLTRE is encoded by the coding sequence ATGGATTGTATCAATGAATTGGTAAATCGATTGGAATTATTGCCTCATCCAGAAGGGGGATATTATAAGCAGACCTATAAGGATGATGGATTGGTCGAAGGGTATCGTGGGATCGATTTGACAAGTCCTCATGCATCATCAACTGCGATCTATTTTTTAATGACGGAAGGGAATTTTTCCGCCCTTCACAGATTGAAGCAGGATGAAGTTTGGCATTTCTATGAAGGGAGCGCCCTATCGGTGCATACGATTAAGCCTGATGGCACCCATCAAGAGATTCGATTGGGACGAGATTTTCAAGCTGGTGAGGTTTATCAGGCAGTGGTAAAACGAGGAGATATATTCGGCAGTTGTGTCGATTCTGGATATGCCTTGGTTGGTTGCACCGTAGCGCCGGGTTTTGAGTTTGAGGATTTTGAGCTGTTGCCGAAGGCGGATTTGCTTGCTGCATATCCAATGTACCGGAAATTAATTGAAAAATTGACACGAGAATAG
- a CDS encoding patatin family protein, with amino-acid sequence MKINSALVLQGGGMKSMFTTGVLDAFLEEDLFFPYIVGVSAGAANGIVFLAREEGRFCRISLTYLHDPRFMSVKNYRKVGSYFNFDFIYNEVPHQHDIFDYDALFEAEEELEIGATNCETGKVDYFSFQEAKHNDDFQTFLQSLYASCSVPCVCKPITINKISYLDGGIGAPIPTERAREQGYDHQVVILTHPLKPEQASRIRNLPPRWVYRNTYPAVATLCTRHAEISNRTIDTLLAGQEEGRITIIAPDDTFGVYSASRNRSKLLRLYFHGFEKGLSIAKHIQTKE; translated from the coding sequence ATGAAAATAAATTCAGCCCTAGTTCTTCAAGGCGGCGGAATGAAAAGTATGTTCACAACCGGTGTTTTAGACGCTTTTTTGGAAGAGGATCTTTTCTTCCCCTATATCGTCGGTGTTTCAGCCGGTGCGGCTAATGGAATTGTCTTTTTGGCTCGCGAAGAGGGACGCTTTTGCCGCATAAGCCTAACCTATCTACATGATCCACGATTTATGAGTGTGAAAAATTATAGAAAGGTCGGTAGCTACTTCAATTTCGACTTTATCTACAATGAGGTTCCCCACCAACACGATATTTTTGATTATGATGCACTTTTTGAGGCCGAAGAAGAATTAGAAATCGGCGCAACCAATTGTGAAACTGGTAAAGTGGATTACTTTTCCTTCCAGGAAGCGAAGCACAATGATGATTTTCAAACCTTTTTACAATCTCTCTATGCCTCTTGCAGTGTACCCTGTGTCTGCAAACCTATCACCATTAATAAAATTTCCTATCTAGACGGAGGCATTGGGGCACCGATTCCAACTGAGCGAGCAAGGGAACAAGGCTACGATCACCAGGTTGTCATCCTGACACATCCCCTCAAACCGGAACAAGCCTCTAGGATTCGAAACCTGCCTCCCCGTTGGGTATATCGCAACACATACCCCGCCGTCGCCACTCTTTGCACCCGCCACGCCGAGATTTCCAATCGAACGATAGATACCCTTCTTGCCGGTCAAGAAGAGGGACGGATCACCATCATCGCCCCCGACGATACCTTTGGCGTTTATAGCGCCAGCAGAAACCGATCCAAACTGCTCCGCTTGTATTTTCATGGTTTTGAAAAAGGGCTTTCTATCGCAAAGCACATTCAGACAAAAGAATAG
- the rsgA_1 gene encoding ribosome small subunit-dependent GTPase A, whose protein sequence is MNQRNKNKSGNQADLGTNNKGIKMARIVRVDRGIYHLEGSEGIFLAELRGKFQENARAAADYPAVGDYVRVDRLNDKDGHGMIAEVLPRKSQFSRKVAGNRLDEQVVAANVDTVYVCMAMNHDFNLRRLERYLTQAWSSGASPKILLTKEDLCQERETCLREVEEIAFGIEVFMVSAFTGAGMEAWKDSLHPEETGVLLGSSGVGKSTLINTLLGIEHLDTQGLRNDDKGRHTTTHRELVTLPNGAYLIDTPGMRELQLLDDEVASGSVFSEIEALAKQCKFRNCSHQSEPGCAIQTALQNGQLSEDRWGSYQKILREQRFMEKKLKERERREEKSRKKRS, encoded by the coding sequence ATGAATCAAAGAAATAAAAACAAATCTGGGAATCAAGCGGATCTTGGCACGAATAATAAGGGAATAAAAATGGCGCGCATTGTACGCGTGGATCGAGGCATTTATCATTTGGAAGGAAGCGAAGGTATTTTTCTCGCAGAATTAAGAGGAAAATTTCAGGAAAATGCAAGGGCAGCGGCGGATTATCCAGCGGTTGGCGATTATGTAAGGGTTGATCGGCTGAATGATAAGGACGGGCATGGCATGATTGCGGAAGTTCTACCTCGAAAGAGTCAATTTTCGAGGAAGGTAGCGGGGAATCGATTGGATGAGCAGGTGGTGGCAGCTAATGTCGATACGGTGTATGTTTGCATGGCAATGAACCATGATTTTAATTTGCGACGTCTGGAACGCTATTTAACCCAGGCGTGGAGTAGCGGTGCCAGCCCAAAAATTCTTCTTACCAAGGAAGACTTGTGTCAGGAGCGAGAAACATGCTTGCGAGAAGTCGAAGAGATTGCCTTTGGCATTGAGGTATTTATGGTAAGTGCATTTACTGGTGCGGGGATGGAAGCGTGGAAAGATTCTCTTCATCCAGAAGAAACGGGGGTATTGCTTGGTTCCTCAGGTGTCGGAAAATCGACCTTGATTAATACCTTGTTGGGTATCGAGCATTTGGATACTCAGGGATTGAGAAATGATGATAAAGGAAGGCACACCACGACCCATCGAGAACTGGTTACTTTGCCGAATGGTGCCTATCTCATCGACACGCCGGGGATGAGGGAATTACAATTGTTGGATGATGAAGTTGCAAGCGGATCGGTCTTTTCAGAGATTGAAGCCCTAGCAAAGCAATGCAAATTTCGAAATTGCAGCCATCAATCGGAGCCGGGCTGCGCCATTCAGACAGCGCTTCAAAATGGTCAATTATCGGAAGACCGTTGGGGAAGCTATCAAAAGATTCTGAGGGAGCAGCGATTTATGGAGAAAAAGCTCAAGGAGCGGGAACGACGAGAGGAAAAAAGTAGGAAAAAAAGGAGTTAA
- a CDS encoding pyridoxamine 5'-phosphate oxidase family protein, which yields MRYHMQRKEREITSEESLHSILRAGKFMVLALSYKDVPYTVALSYGYDEDENACYFHGAKIGRKMDYIRANPKVCGIVIQDRGYVNGECSHAYRSVVIEGTMEFVQDKNKKSQALTKMFLHLEDHPEKLIKRFEGDHDAISGVTILKLKIESLTGKQSKE from the coding sequence ATGCGGTATCATATGCAACGAAAAGAGCGAGAGATTACGTCTGAGGAAAGCCTTCATTCTATTCTGCGAGCGGGGAAATTTATGGTTTTGGCCTTGTCCTACAAGGATGTTCCCTATACGGTTGCCTTGAGCTATGGCTATGACGAAGATGAAAATGCCTGTTACTTTCACGGCGCCAAGATCGGTCGAAAGATGGACTATATTCGAGCCAATCCCAAGGTATGTGGAATCGTCATTCAAGATCGTGGATATGTGAACGGGGAATGTAGCCATGCTTATCGATCTGTTGTTATTGAGGGAACCATGGAGTTTGTGCAAGATAAGAATAAGAAAAGCCAAGCATTGACCAAGATGTTTCTTCATTTAGAAGACCACCCGGAAAAATTGATTAAACGATTTGAAGGTGATCATGATGCGATTAGTGGAGTGACGATATTAAAACTGAAGATTGAATCCCTGACGGGGAAGCAAAGCAAAGAATAA
- a CDS encoding PadR family transcriptional regulator, with product MAKQTQMLKGVLEGCILEIVSQEESYGYSICQQLIQAGFSHINEGIVYPILIRLEKKGWLQAEMRPSPYGPKRKYYRLTEMGQEERSEFILNWNKTKGRVDQILEGRISGENA from the coding sequence ATGGCTAAGCAAACACAAATGTTAAAGGGTGTTCTGGAGGGATGCATTTTAGAAATTGTTTCTCAAGAAGAAAGCTATGGATACTCGATTTGCCAGCAATTGATTCAGGCAGGATTCTCCCATATCAACGAAGGAATTGTCTACCCCATACTGATACGTCTAGAAAAGAAGGGGTGGTTGCAAGCGGAGATGAGGCCGTCACCCTATGGACCTAAGCGAAAATACTATCGGTTGACAGAAATGGGGCAGGAGGAACGAAGTGAGTTTATCCTGAATTGGAATAAAACGAAAGGGCGTGTCGATCAGATCCTTGAAGGGAGGATAAGTGGTGAAAACGCGTAG
- a CDS encoding phenylalanine--tRNA ligase beta subunit-related protein — protein MQIKIDERWKGWAPNLQIGSIVAEVVVDESSEALNAELNGLVKKIEESLIVPDISKEPAIAAMRKAYRTLGKDPTKYRVSSEALLRRIGRGLGLYRVNNVVEINNYLSMKSRCPVCAYDIGKIDGDIQFSAAPAGTFYEGIGRGMLNIEFLPVFMDHRGAFGSLTSDSARTCISEETKTILFNLVSVHPHEDMESWILEAAELLKAHAQGQIEAMKIWNGTWMNIKL, from the coding sequence ATGCAGATAAAAATCGATGAAAGATGGAAGGGATGGGCGCCCAATCTTCAAATCGGCAGCATTGTTGCTGAGGTTGTCGTAGACGAGAGCAGTGAGGCTTTGAATGCAGAATTAAATGGATTGGTAAAGAAAATTGAAGAAAGCTTGATTGTTCCAGATATTTCCAAGGAACCGGCAATTGCTGCTATGAGAAAGGCTTATCGGACCCTTGGCAAGGACCCAACAAAATATCGTGTTTCCTCAGAAGCTCTTTTGAGAAGAATTGGAAGAGGTTTAGGCTTATATCGGGTAAATAATGTAGTAGAGATTAACAATTATCTTTCAATGAAAAGTCGATGCCCAGTTTGTGCCTATGACATAGGAAAAATAGACGGTGATATTCAGTTTTCTGCAGCACCGGCGGGCACATTTTATGAGGGGATCGGACGTGGCATGTTAAATATAGAATTTCTGCCGGTATTTATGGATCATAGGGGTGCTTTTGGTAGCCTGACTAGTGATTCAGCACGAACTTGCATTTCCGAGGAAACAAAAACGATACTCTTTAATCTGGTTTCCGTGCACCCTCATGAGGACATGGAGTCGTGGATCTTGGAAGCGGCTGAATTATTGAAAGCACACGCGCAAGGACAAATCGAAGCAATGAAAATTTGGAATGGCACTTGGATGAACATAAAGCTATAG
- a CDS encoding DUF2785 domain-containing protein — protein sequence MKTMEIWKEELQAIRANDWRLPRDVKADAYALALYDLLGELDSELRDDLALSLLARLTEGEKLSKDTCRELLARSQGDGIFVRIDEAQGDGIFKRSFALLVIAILVEDHVKSHRAWMRKDRFIELVENLIRYAEEEHDLRGYVMEFGWAHSTAHLADVFAELAACKELNDDQSKQIFHAILKRMAVQDYVYIHGEDERMAKAACALIKQQKIEFLDWEEILVEEMTGIDDTLPGYLRVQKQENAKIFLRSLVARIQRVGLDQKWTFPVISVLRNYDVKY from the coding sequence ATGAAGACAATGGAGATTTGGAAAGAAGAACTGCAGGCGATACGTGCAAATGACTGGCGGTTGCCAAGAGATGTGAAAGCCGATGCCTATGCACTAGCGCTCTATGACCTACTTGGTGAATTGGATTCGGAATTACGGGATGACCTGGCGCTTTCTTTGCTCGCACGATTAACGGAAGGGGAAAAGCTGTCAAAAGATACCTGCCGGGAACTCCTTGCCCGCAGTCAAGGAGATGGAATTTTTGTTCGAATCGATGAAGCGCAAGGCGATGGAATTTTCAAGCGAAGCTTTGCTTTGCTGGTGATTGCTATTTTAGTGGAAGATCATGTTAAGTCACATCGAGCTTGGATGCGTAAAGACCGCTTTATTGAGCTCGTTGAAAACTTGATTCGTTATGCTGAGGAAGAGCATGATTTGCGAGGCTATGTTATGGAATTTGGCTGGGCGCATTCAACAGCACATCTTGCCGATGTGTTTGCGGAACTGGCCGCCTGTAAGGAATTGAACGATGATCAAAGCAAGCAGATTTTTCATGCAATCTTAAAGAGGATGGCTGTACAGGATTATGTGTATATTCATGGGGAAGATGAACGAATGGCCAAGGCTGCTTGTGCATTAATTAAGCAGCAAAAAATCGAGTTCTTAGATTGGGAAGAGATCTTGGTCGAGGAAATGACGGGTATTGATGATACTTTACCGGGTTATTTGCGGGTGCAGAAACAGGAAAACGCAAAGATCTTCTTGCGAAGCTTGGTTGCCAGGATTCAGAGAGTGGGCCTTGATCAGAAATGGACATTCCCTGTAATTTCCGTGCTAAGAAATTATGATGTGAAGTATTAG
- a CDS encoding MerR family transcriptional regulator: protein MRLLIGEFAKLHGVGLQTLHHYDSKGILKPAWVDPKTGYRFYDEESSDQLWKIKALKSAGLSLGEIRDLLGADLSYTEAIFQKLSKELKMKMERDRRVLQYLNRSIRSMEKWGEGNWVREPMIVEISKRTGHVIEVQDSYDIEKRFRALETFQKKLPLHVDILYQPSRIIKIEEDERQRLVCYGALTEKPIQDVELIIPKGKFVVMDHIGVARPVMDTYKQILLYAEQEGYRRTGNALELFVIDPHLSSNAENWVRQIQVEIQK, encoded by the coding sequence ATGCGATTATTAATTGGAGAATTTGCTAAACTACATGGGGTTGGCCTTCAAACTTTGCATCATTATGATAGCAAGGGAATTTTGAAACCGGCATGGGTCGACCCGAAAACAGGTTATCGCTTTTATGACGAGGAATCATCCGATCAGTTATGGAAGATTAAAGCATTGAAATCTGCGGGACTTTCTTTAGGTGAAATCCGGGACTTATTGGGTGCAGATCTTTCTTATACGGAAGCGATCTTTCAAAAACTTTCAAAAGAGTTGAAAATGAAAATGGAACGTGACAGACGGGTACTTCAGTATTTAAACCGTAGTATTCGGTCAATGGAAAAATGGGGAGAAGGCAATTGGGTTCGCGAGCCGATGATTGTAGAGATCTCAAAACGGACTGGGCATGTAATTGAGGTGCAAGACTCGTACGATATAGAAAAACGATTTCGTGCCCTTGAAACTTTTCAAAAAAAATTGCCTCTTCATGTGGATATCTTGTACCAACCTTCGCGGATTATAAAAATAGAAGAGGATGAAAGACAGAGGCTTGTTTGTTATGGGGCATTGACGGAAAAACCGATTCAAGATGTTGAATTGATTATCCCAAAAGGAAAATTTGTTGTTATGGATCATATTGGAGTGGCTCGTCCCGTGATGGACACCTATAAACAGATCTTGTTGTATGCAGAGCAAGAAGGATATCGAAGAACGGGGAATGCTTTGGAACTCTTTGTGATTGATCCTCACTTGTCATCGAATGCAGAAAATTGGGTCCGACAAATTCAAGTGGAAATACAAAAATAA
- the pgsA_1 gene encoding CDP-diacylglycerol--glycerol-3-phosphate 3-phosphatidyltransferase, with protein sequence MKYIPNILTLIRMLLIPVFIWVYLSAIPNHHLWALFIYLLAGFTDFLDGYLARKYEVVSVIGTVMDPLADKLMLLAALGVLFYDHNLPGFIFVIMVIKESLLMITGTIMYFHDDQIVIPANWFGKTATIVFTLAIILLFAIPDSTISLIILGVAVALKLLAFTSYSRIMIKILQERKKAS encoded by the coding sequence ATGAAATACATACCGAATATTCTAACCTTAATACGCATGTTGCTGATCCCCGTCTTTATATGGGTTTATTTATCCGCCATTCCCAATCATCATCTATGGGCTTTATTCATTTATTTGCTGGCTGGCTTCACTGATTTTTTAGATGGCTATCTTGCCAGAAAATATGAGGTCGTCTCCGTAATCGGAACCGTTATGGATCCATTAGCTGATAAACTAATGCTCCTTGCTGCTTTGGGTGTTCTTTTCTATGACCACAATCTACCCGGTTTTATCTTCGTTATTATGGTCATTAAAGAATCCCTTCTCATGATTACGGGAACCATCATGTACTTCCATGACGATCAAATTGTGATTCCAGCCAATTGGTTTGGAAAAACGGCAACCATCGTCTTTACTCTAGCTATCATCCTTTTATTTGCAATTCCAGATTCAACCATCAGCTTGATCATTCTTGGCGTAGCTGTTGCACTCAAACTCTTGGCTTTCACTAGCTATTCACGAATCATGATAAAAATATTACAAGAAAGAAAAAAGGCTTCTTGA
- the rlmH gene encoding 23S rRNA (pseudouridine(1915)-N(3))-methyltransferase RlmH produces MKITVISVGKIKEKYFTGAILEYAKRLTRYCKINMIEVPDEKCPETLSSKEEEIVKDKEGQRILSKIKDQQTVIALAIEGKQISSEQLAKQIQTWGVQGSSDLVFVIGGSLGISQEVMKRSNFQLSFSKMTFPHQLMKVVLLEQIYRAFRINSGEPYHK; encoded by the coding sequence ATGAAAATAACTGTGATTAGTGTAGGAAAAATCAAAGAGAAATACTTTACCGGTGCTATTTTAGAGTATGCCAAGCGCCTGACTCGATATTGTAAGATCAACATGATAGAAGTGCCAGATGAGAAATGTCCAGAAACCCTATCGTCAAAGGAAGAAGAAATAGTGAAGGACAAGGAAGGGCAGCGTATTCTTTCAAAGATCAAGGACCAACAAACGGTTATCGCTTTGGCTATTGAAGGAAAACAGATCTCATCCGAACAACTGGCCAAGCAGATTCAAACCTGGGGTGTGCAAGGCAGTTCAGACCTGGTTTTTGTCATTGGTGGCTCTCTTGGAATTTCACAAGAAGTCATGAAGCGCTCCAACTTCCAGCTGAGTTTTTCAAAAATGACCTTTCCCCACCAGTTGATGAAGGTTGTGCTCTTAGAGCAAATCTACCGGGCCTTTCGAATCAATTCAGGTGAACCATACCATAAATAA